Proteins co-encoded in one Brassica rapa cultivar Chiifu-401-42 chromosome A02, CAAS_Brap_v3.01, whole genome shotgun sequence genomic window:
- the LOC103852656 gene encoding uncharacterized protein LOC103852656 isoform X2, whose protein sequence is MSAETNIPSYWLNWRFFLCAIFVLTSLFLSSFLIWRYEGPGKRRKRGGGHDHDQREGTGVVYDDETWNTCVRRIHPNWLLGFRVFGFVTLLGLISGNAIADGAGIFIFYTQWTFTLVTIYFGVAALMSIYKFRSGDNYQNGVSTVDEEQGSYRPPIHGENSNVFKASNGHERHNRSTRQLASTLGYIHQILFQTCAGAVLLTDGVFWFIIYPFLTSKDFNLDFFIVIMHSVNAVFLLGETFLNSLRFPLFRISYFVVWTGVFVIFQWIVHACVSFWWPYPFLDLSSSYAPLWYAAVGLMHVPCFGVFALIVKLKYMWLSKCFSEEPQ, encoded by the exons TTAATTTGGAGATACGAAGGACCTGGAAAACGCAGGAAACGTGGAGGTGGTCATGATCATGATCAAAGAGAAGGAACAGGAGTTGTGTACGATGATGAAACGTGGAACACGTGTGTGAGAAGGATTCATCCGAACTGGCTTTTAGGTTTTCGAGTTTTCGGTTTTGTTACTCTTCTTGGACTCATCTCTGGTAATGCTATTGCTGATGGAGCTGGCATCTTCATCTTCTACACACA ATGGACTTTCACATTGGTCACAATCTACTTTGGG GTTGCAGCCTTGATGTCCATATACAAATTTAGATCTGGTGATAACTATCAGAACGGAGTTAGTACTGTAGATGAAGAGCAAGGGTCGTATAGACCTCCAATTCATGGCGAAAACTCGAATGTGTTTAAAGCTTCTAACGGACACGAGAGACATAATAGGTCAACACGTCAACTAGCTTCTACATTGGGTTACATCCATCAGATTCTTTTTCAA ACTTGTGCAGGAGCTGTATTGCTTACAGATGGTGTGTTTTGGTTCATTATCTACCCTTTTCTCACTTCCAAAGATTTCAATCTTGACTTT TTCATTGTGATTATGCACTCAGTCAACGCTGTTTTCCTCCTCGGTGAAACTTTCTTGAACTCTCTT CGGTTCCCATTGTTCAGGATATCATACTTTGTGGTATGGACCGGTGTATTTGTTATATTCCAATGGATTGTTCATGCTTGTGTCTCTTTCTG GTGGCCATACCCATTCTTGGACTTGTCATCATCCTACGCCCCTTTATG GTATGCCGCCGTTGGGTTGATGCACGTACCGTGCTTTGGTGTCTTTGCGTTGATCGTGAAGTTGAAGTACATGTGGCTCTCAAAATGTTTCTCAGAAGAACCACAGTAA
- the LOC103852657 gene encoding homeobox protein knotted-1-like 2 — protein sequence MDRMCGFRSAGDYSEKAELMMSSSESLMSLSDYHNLICSSAGENHVFGSNELFSAAASALSSEVSIAPPARRADQDNPSLGLIKSKIASHPLYPRLLQTYIDCQKVGAPLEIACVLEEIQRENDVYKRDVAPLSCFGADPELDEFMETYCDILVKYKSDLARPFDEATTFLNKIETQLQDLCTGPASARGLSVSDDGAVSSDEELRESDDVATQDSQQRSNDRELKDQLLRKFGSHISSLKLEFSKKKKKGKLPREARQALLDWWNVHYKWPYPTEADKIALAEETGLDQKQINNWFINQRKRHWKPSENMPFAMMDDSSETFFTEE from the exons ATGGATAGAATGTGCGGTTTCCGTTCGGCGGGAGATTACTCGGAGAAGGCTGAGCTGATGATGTCTTCTTCGGAGAGTCTTATGTCGCTGTCTGATTACCATAACTTGATTTGTTCATCCGCCGGAGAAAACCACGTGTTTGGATCCAACGAGCTTTTCTCAGCAGCAGCTTCTGCTTTGTCCTCGGAGGTTTCGATTGCGCCGCCTGCTCGAAGAGCTGATCAGGACAACCCCTCACTTGGTCTCATTAAGTCGAAAATCGCTTCTCATCCTTTGTATCCCCGCTTGCTTCAGACCTACATCGATTGCCAAAAG GTGGGAGCTCCTTTGGAGATAGCGTGTGTGTTGGAAGAGATTCAGCGAGAGAACGATGTGTACAAGAGAGATGTTGCTCCTTTATCTTGCTTTGGAGCTGATCCTGAACTTGATGAGTTCATG gaaacaTATTGCGATATATTGGTTAAGTACAAATCCGATCTGGCGAGGCCGTTCGATGAGGCTACGACTTTCCTGAACAAGATCGAAACGCAACTTCAGGACCTGTGCACTGGTCCCGCTTCTGCCAGAGGCCTTTCAGTTTCAG ATGATGGTGCGGTTTCATCAGACGAAGAACTAAGAGAAAGTGATGACGTAGCAACCCAGGACAGCCAACAAAGAAGTAATGACCGGGAACTCAAGGACCAGCTGCTGCGTAAATTCGGTAGCCATATAAGTTCATTGAAACTCGAGTtctccaagaagaagaagaaagggaagCTACCAAGAGAAGCAAGACAAGCATTGCTTGATTGGTGGAATGTTCATTATAAATGGCCTTACCCAACT GAAGCTGACAAAATAGCCTTGGCTGAAGAAACGGGTTTGGAtcaaaaacaaatcaacaaCTGGTTTATAAACCAAAGGAAACGCCATTGGAAGCCATCCGAGAACATGCCGTTCGCTATGATGGACGATTCTAGTGAAACTTTCTTTACCGAGGAATGA